Proteins from a genomic interval of Prevotella sp. E13-27:
- a CDS encoding InlB B-repeat-containing protein → MKYKLLRLTLMSLLMMLCGSAFADEVTMMYSGSTTNMTGENDAALLGLDATEWNVIADKGAASNMPGLNKAGNIRLYGHKDGGNTITVQNLSGKTISSIAITYVSSSYSNAYVAVDGNTVEGEDGVYAINGRAFVIGNANTSSVQVQITQIVINYGDASDTRTATNISLGDHATTGNVGASLSLPSAALVAGEGNVITDATLTWDSSDKTVATINTETNTISLLAAGTTTIKVEFAGNDTYKPSSASYTLTVKDVKSYTSIAKMLEEITATKTDIEYTFTGICVTYVNGSYTYIHSPRDGDMLLYGSSLGLEQGAIYNGSLAGKLYTYNGLPEIAVNAADVNAVKQEGTMTIDIATITVDQLSSHLNKMCTIQNAEFVSADGKNLTFKVGDTEFTARNNFNLSTETLTAGTKYEITGFGAVYNNAYQIYPTQFNEEIEAPTFPKTAKWDFSGSSEAATAAVSISGTNNSIDITSNGLKMTVEANGQTIRDNGNSIQTGDGVVFKVPVQGKKDVVTVEGFPGYFAYSIAGVDAETATTSYTAKAADVAQGYVEIVNKGQYLISISVTQNEDEEPEIAKDVVATWDFQNKVPATIVDVNIQGTKTEKVASDVEGIEMTVISEGGKLQYNASGYAQFNVNTTLQIPVKNAGDIVAVVSYPGQSNYTVGGEDATGKNEFEYTAKANDATKGYVEIIPTSTAYLYAIKVLQKAPQGAVVLDNEPVTATFPFNLGTEGQTATFTNGDYFLNSKVTHGEGVILEGKDNKGLNQTWFNVAAKDSKANDGNAINFIITPKPGLTFTPTNVSFKSTRYGTNGGKLDIAWKNSDGTLVSLATAEQPLRDNATPNVSEFSYEVGAKASDGACGLQINLYSLDPDKHVGFSEIIINGTLSGEEKALPILASFKINGYEYAADDFFADDFEATLKLSKSVAMVSAENPLTDVTAASGEIGTITYEGTETSCKVTIPMTAGEVSQDYVLNIIQKPDYTLTYLAVDGSELTKQTVEEDAAIGEFAYDIANVQATKDGYKARGWFKQNYVGAKYATTDVVTANATLYAVETEIEVPSNSRKYVYDLTNANFFDEDHEGFNSVGSGHYHNNHGWAFNNGDKIELLVGKKATINFTLCQYSKEGATISASNGAEISAVAQNDGGSGSFDYEGEEGTLTLTINSTGAVYMHGITVFNTSEPNFIKQGDWIIVKNSDASSLLDAIEVAKGIEGAKVFLPNGTYDLGNTVKTIISGKNVSLIGQSAENTIITTKPVEEGLDKADLLKNTGEGLYMQDISLKNNFSYGGNDGRAASLHDTGTKTVCKNVFLLSYQDTYYSHKVGGLYYFEGGELHGTVDYLCGNGKVYYDSVKLVNEVRGSATVTANSELYVFNNCTIENNANTYNLGRAWSDHPVCVYLNTTLLDPDRLVSTRWNLSGINCDYSVAGEYGTKNAAGENITPASNTVTFTKENTTINTILDATALETYSIENVLGDWAATAKAEATQVAAPSDAELATGKIQWTAVNGATAYAVFKNDVLVAITEGTSVEVGTKEDGDTFTIRSANQRGGFGKAAAVKEETTIIHLINPEALKAKDGNIYNISGQRINAPQKGINIINGKKVIR, encoded by the coding sequence ATGAAGTACAAATTACTAAGGTTAACCCTCATGAGCCTCCTTATGATGCTCTGTGGGAGCGCGTTTGCAGATGAAGTCACCATGATGTACAGTGGCTCGACTACTAACATGACTGGTGAAAACGACGCAGCACTATTAGGCCTTGACGCAACAGAATGGAACGTCATTGCCGACAAAGGTGCGGCAAGCAATATGCCAGGCCTGAACAAAGCTGGTAATATCCGCCTTTACGGACATAAAGATGGAGGTAACACCATTACCGTGCAGAACCTGTCAGGAAAGACGATCAGCAGCATTGCTATCACCTACGTAAGCTCAAGCTACAGCAACGCCTATGTAGCCGTAGACGGTAACACAGTGGAAGGAGAAGACGGTGTCTATGCCATCAATGGCAGGGCATTCGTCATTGGCAATGCCAACACCTCAAGCGTACAGGTTCAAATCACACAGATTGTCATTAACTATGGTGATGCCAGCGACACACGTACCGCTACCAACATTTCGCTGGGCGACCATGCCACCACTGGTAACGTTGGTGCATCGCTCTCTCTTCCCTCAGCAGCACTGGTTGCTGGCGAAGGTAACGTGATTACCGATGCCACACTCACCTGGGACAGCAGCGATAAGACCGTAGCCACCATCAATACAGAGACGAATACCATCAGTCTGCTGGCAGCCGGCACCACCACCATCAAGGTGGAATTTGCAGGCAACGACACCTACAAGCCCAGCAGCGCCAGCTACACGCTGACAGTGAAGGATGTCAAGAGCTATACCAGCATTGCGAAGATGCTGGAAGAGATCACAGCCACAAAGACTGACATTGAGTACACCTTCACAGGAATCTGCGTGACCTACGTGAACGGCAGCTACACCTATATCCACAGCCCACGCGACGGCGACATGCTGCTCTACGGCAGTAGCCTGGGACTGGAGCAGGGAGCTATCTACAACGGCTCACTCGCTGGTAAGCTCTATACCTACAACGGACTTCCTGAGATTGCTGTCAACGCAGCCGACGTCAATGCCGTGAAACAGGAAGGAACAATGACGATTGACATCGCTACTATCACCGTTGACCAGCTGTCCAGCCACCTCAACAAGATGTGTACCATCCAGAATGCCGAGTTTGTTTCAGCAGACGGAAAGAACCTCACCTTCAAGGTGGGCGACACAGAGTTTACTGCACGCAACAACTTCAACCTCAGCACAGAGACTCTTACCGCAGGCACGAAGTACGAAATCACAGGCTTCGGCGCTGTATATAACAACGCTTATCAGATCTATCCCACACAGTTCAATGAGGAAATAGAAGCTCCTACCTTCCCCAAGACGGCAAAATGGGATTTCTCAGGCAGTTCTGAAGCAGCCACTGCCGCTGTTTCCATCAGCGGAACGAACAACAGCATTGACATCACCAGCAACGGACTGAAAATGACCGTTGAAGCCAACGGACAGACTATCCGCGACAATGGCAACAGCATACAGACCGGCGACGGCGTTGTGTTCAAGGTTCCCGTACAGGGCAAGAAAGACGTTGTGACCGTGGAAGGCTTCCCTGGCTACTTCGCCTACTCTATCGCAGGCGTTGATGCTGAAACTGCAACAACCAGCTACACAGCAAAAGCAGCCGACGTGGCTCAGGGCTATGTGGAGATTGTGAACAAGGGACAGTATCTCATCTCGATTTCTGTGACGCAGAACGAGGACGAAGAGCCTGAAATAGCAAAAGATGTAGTGGCTACATGGGACTTCCAGAACAAAGTGCCAGCTACAATCGTTGACGTGAACATTCAGGGCACAAAGACCGAGAAGGTTGCTTCCGATGTGGAAGGCATTGAGATGACCGTCATCTCTGAAGGCGGCAAGCTGCAGTACAACGCCAGCGGCTATGCACAGTTCAATGTGAACACCACGCTACAGATTCCTGTGAAGAACGCTGGCGACATTGTTGCAGTAGTAAGCTATCCAGGACAGTCGAACTACACCGTAGGCGGTGAGGACGCAACAGGCAAGAACGAATTCGAATATACCGCAAAGGCAAACGATGCCACAAAGGGATACGTAGAAATCATACCTACTTCGACAGCATATCTCTATGCCATTAAGGTGCTGCAGAAGGCTCCTCAGGGTGCTGTAGTGCTCGACAACGAGCCTGTTACAGCTACATTCCCATTCAATCTGGGTACTGAGGGACAGACAGCCACATTCACTAATGGCGACTACTTCCTGAACAGCAAGGTGACCCACGGCGAGGGTGTCATCCTCGAAGGCAAGGACAACAAGGGGCTGAACCAGACTTGGTTCAACGTTGCAGCAAAAGACAGCAAGGCTAACGACGGCAACGCCATCAACTTCATCATCACGCCGAAGCCCGGCCTGACGTTTACTCCCACAAACGTATCGTTCAAGAGTACCCGTTACGGAACAAATGGCGGTAAGCTCGACATTGCTTGGAAGAACAGCGACGGCACACTCGTATCGCTTGCTACAGCCGAGCAGCCTCTACGCGACAATGCAACGCCAAACGTGAGCGAGTTCAGCTATGAAGTTGGTGCAAAGGCCAGCGACGGCGCATGCGGACTGCAGATCAACCTGTACAGCCTCGACCCAGACAAGCACGTAGGCTTCTCTGAGATCATCATCAACGGTACGTTGAGCGGAGAAGAGAAAGCACTTCCTATCCTCGCATCGTTCAAGATCAACGGCTATGAGTATGCTGCCGACGACTTCTTTGCCGACGACTTCGAAGCCACGCTGAAGCTGTCGAAGAGCGTTGCAATGGTAAGCGCCGAGAATCCGCTCACCGACGTAACGGCTGCCAGCGGCGAAATTGGAACCATCACCTACGAAGGAACGGAGACAAGCTGCAAGGTCACCATCCCGATGACTGCAGGAGAGGTAAGCCAGGACTACGTGCTGAACATCATTCAGAAGCCCGACTACACACTGACCTATCTGGCTGTTGACGGCAGCGAGCTGACAAAGCAGACTGTTGAGGAAGACGCAGCTATCGGCGAGTTCGCTTACGACATTGCCAACGTCCAGGCTACGAAAGACGGCTACAAGGCTCGCGGATGGTTCAAGCAGAACTATGTTGGAGCGAAGTATGCTACCACAGACGTAGTTACTGCCAATGCTACCCTCTATGCAGTAGAGACCGAGATTGAGGTGCCAAGCAACAGCCGCAAGTATGTGTATGACCTGACTAACGCCAACTTCTTCGATGAAGACCACGAAGGCTTCAACTCTGTAGGCAGCGGTCACTACCACAACAACCACGGATGGGCATTCAACAACGGCGACAAGATTGAGCTGCTCGTAGGCAAGAAGGCTACCATCAACTTCACGCTCTGCCAGTATTCTAAGGAAGGAGCTACCATCTCTGCAAGCAACGGCGCAGAAATCAGCGCAGTGGCTCAGAACGACGGCGGCTCAGGTTCATTCGACTACGAAGGTGAGGAAGGCACACTTACGCTGACCATCAACTCTACAGGCGCAGTCTATATGCACGGCATCACCGTATTCAACACCAGCGAGCCTAACTTCATCAAGCAGGGCGACTGGATCATTGTGAAGAACAGCGACGCCAGCAGTCTGCTCGACGCTATCGAGGTGGCAAAGGGCATTGAAGGTGCAAAGGTATTCCTGCCAAACGGCACTTACGACCTGGGCAACACAGTTAAGACCATCATCTCTGGTAAGAACGTGTCACTCATTGGCCAGAGCGCAGAGAACACCATCATCACAACCAAGCCTGTAGAAGAAGGACTCGACAAGGCCGACCTGCTGAAGAACACTGGCGAAGGCCTCTACATGCAGGACATCTCGCTGAAGAACAACTTCTCTTACGGTGGTAATGACGGACGTGCAGCATCGCTCCACGATACTGGCACAAAGACCGTATGCAAGAACGTGTTCCTGCTGTCATATCAGGACACCTACTATTCTCACAAGGTGGGCGGCCTCTACTACTTCGAGGGCGGCGAGCTCCACGGAACAGTTGACTACCTCTGCGGTAACGGTAAGGTTTACTACGACAGCGTGAAGCTGGTGAACGAGGTTCGCGGCAGCGCCACCGTAACAGCAAACTCAGAGTTGTATGTGTTCAACAACTGCACCATCGAGAACAATGCCAACACCTATAACCTCGGCCGTGCATGGAGCGACCATCCAGTATGCGTATATCTGAACACTACCCTGCTCGACCCAGACCGTCTGGTTTCTACACGTTGGAACCTCTCAGGTATCAACTGCGACTACAGCGTTGCTGGCGAATATGGCACAAAGAATGCTGCTGGTGAGAACATCACGCCTGCTTCGAACACAGTGACCTTCACAAAGGAGAATACCACAATAAACACCATCCTCGATGCGACAGCACTGGAGACCTACTCTATCGAGAACGTGCTCGGCGACTGGGCTGCAACAGCCAAGGCAGAAGCTACACAGGTGGCTGCTCCAAGCGACGCAGAGCTGGCTACTGGCAAGATTCAGTGGACAGCAGTAAACGGCGCAACAGCTTACGCAGTATTCAAGAACGACGTGCTGGTAGCAATAACCGAGGGCACTTCTGTTGAGGTAGGCACAAAGGAAGATGGCGACACATTCACCATCCGTTCTGCTAACCAGCGTGGTGGATTCGGCAAGGCAGCTGCTGTAAAAGAGGAGACCACTATTATCCACTTAATCAACCCTGAGGCTCTGAAAGCTAAGGATGGAAACATCTACAACATCAGCGGACAGCGCATCAACGCACCTCAAAAGGGTATCAACATCATTAACGGAAAGAAAGTCATCAGATAA